CAGCAGAAGGGGGCTCAGGAAGACACCTGCCAGGATAGAAGTGGCTTTACAGAGGTTTCAGGTCTTGAGGTAGGTAAGCAGTTATGAAAATTTAGCAGGAGGGAATTTTTCACTTCCGTTATGTTTCTGTGATTGCCATCATCTCCTCGTCTACAATAGCAACGTGCTTAGCACCTTGAGACAGAGGGTGAGAGGCCCATGTCCCTTCTTCAGCCTTGCAGGTACTATACCCTTTGGACACTAGGGGATGAGCTTGCCGCTTCCTGCTCCCTTTATTTCCTTTGTCTAGTTTCAGGAGAAACTATGTTAGTAGTATCTCCCCTGGGTAGAGGCTTACCGTGGCAGAGTACTTTcccacacattttaaaatctgatctTTGTAATGGTCTTGTGAAGGCTGCAAAGCAGGtatcagccccattttacagagagaggAAACTCAGGCTCAGATGGTTTCATTTACCTCCCTGAAGTGACGCAGTCAGGCTGGGGTTGAGCCCAGACTGCTGCCTTGCTATTTGCTTGCTGAGGTGTGAAATATCTTACAGGGTAGAAGTTTGGCTGATAAGATAAAAAGAGTCCTGGGGACTCGTGAGAAATAAACATCAGTGAGAGGGAGTAGCCATTCACTTATTACAGAACTTCAAATAAAGTAACTACGATTCATAATAGCAAATACATAGTCCTTAGTAAGCACCAGATACTGTTCTGAGTGCTTTGCATAGATTTATACATGTAATTCTCACAACTACCAAATAAGGTAAGTACTATtaaatccttattttacagatgagggtaACAGAGGCACAGAAGGGTTCagtaatttgctcaaagtcacagagctggtaAGTGGTGGAACGGGGATTTACACCCAGGTAGAGTTTCGAGTCTGTGCTTTTGATTACCATGCTCTACTGCCTGGGTGGAAAACTAGTGTATTTGCCAAAAAGAAACCTAAAAGAAACTGAACTGAGAGCGAGCTCAGAATAAATGTGCTTTATTATAATCCTGAGCAGGCTGTCATAAGTAACCTTGTAACAGGCAGGAACAAGGGCCCTGAGTCAGCTGATGGAGGAGCACTGAAGTAAGGACAGAGAACTGGAATTGAGAGGTTCTTACAGAAACCTTGAATTCTGAAACTGGTTGTTGGCAACTTTTGCAGGCACAATATACAGAAGTTGGAGGTTgaaaagggaagagggaagatACCAATCAGCCATGTAACCACCCTGTGTACACTCAAGTCAGCTGAAAGCTATCTACTTCAGTTATCTTCCATGTGAGAAGGAATTTTCTGAAATAGCCTTTACCCTAAGACAGACTGTGGAATCTTCTCTAAGTAGTCTCTAAGATAAGATTCTATTTTAAGCCAgtccattcatatgaaatttaCAGCAGCAGGAAGCTTCAACAATAATTTGTAGTAAGTTTCACATGAAACTTTAAAAGATATGGCCCAATAATCACATAGACTGCCCCCATTAAATTGGAGTATGTTGGGAAAGCAACTTGGGGTTAGTTGTCAAAATGAGTTTTAAGAAAAAGTACaacagttctttcttttcttctggctATAATGGTCAACCAGGAGTGACCCAGATGGACTAGTTTCTTCATTGTGATCTGAAGACAGGTTTTGAGGAATCTGGGCCTTATGCAGTTCCAGAACATTGGGTGAGCCAGGAagtatttaagaatgtattaCTCGATCACAGGGCATCTTTTTTAGGAGTGGCAGGATGATGGTATTCCTCATCAGTGTTAAAAATCACCATTTCTGGGCATGCATCTTTCCTTGCAGGACCTGACTGTAATCCATGCTGGGAGGCAGGGCCAAGCCCAGTCCCAGGAAATCCATGAGATAGGTGTTTATATTTACTTCACTCGATCAAATTCCTGCCAAGGACTCAGAGGTATAGGAAACTGATACCAAGTGAAAGGTTTAGGAGACTGAAAAGAAAGGTAGAATTCCTTTAGGTTTTTGTTCTTGTAATACCAGTCTATGCTCATTTGTAGTTAATTTCCACTTGGGTCCTGAAATTGTGGTCTCAGCTTCCTATTTGTTTTCCGTCGCAGTCTCTCTGAATCAGGTGCTTGTCTGAAATGTGCAGTGGGTTTGTGTGCGCCCCATGTTTGTGTCCGGCTCAGCAGTGTTACTTAGTAATGGCTAATTCTTTTGGGTTTGAAGCTTGCAGCGCCGGGAGCCTGCCTCTGTCACCGTCCCAGAGGGAACCCCTGTGCTTGTGCCAGAATGGCCGTGTCCACTCGGAAAGCGCTCCTGCAGCTCAAACAGGAGGTAAAAACCGCGAAAGCTTTGTTTCTCTGTTCACACAGTAAGTTCCCTGCATACAAGCCTTCAAGTTGCTAACTCTGAGAGATGCGAGTGTGCCTTCCCTTGTCCAATCACGTTAGTTCACATGCGTCTGGTGTACAGTCACATGCAGGCATCCTCTAAAGGggttgtgcttttgttttcattaccGTACAGTACTGTATAAAGTAcagatctttatttcaagcccaggatgtctgcAAGCAAGTGTAAAAGCAACGGTATGTAGCTGATTGTATTATCTgcgtacctaggctaactttgttgcaCTTGTGATTGTGAtcttggaatggaactcatttgtatgtaggggacttaataTATaaagttgaataaatgaaagtataTGCAGTAATTAGCTTCATTGGTAGTCATTGGCTATGGAACTTATCCTTAGTTTTAAATGATATCAGTAACAATAATGTGTAAAAACTGGTTTACATGGTTccaaaatacaaataatactTGGCACAGTATCGTAGCCATGAAGTTGTTTGCCTGTTTTAGTTAGTAATTCCTGAGTTTTTCTTTCGTCTATACATGGCCCTAAAATTACTAGATATTAGAGGAAAAGTGCTTAAAATCATCAGGATGCACAACATTGATTAACAGATAAACATGAAGCTTCTTAGAAAAGCTGCAAGGTACAGTGGAAGGAACCTTTGTGCCAGCCACATCcaggtttgaatctcagctccatCAATTTCCACCTTTGTGGTTTTGGACACGTATGTTAAATGGAGGGTTAAATAACTAGCTTGGAGGGTTGTTGTAAGAAATACAGTACATATAATGTTTAGCATATGGCCAGGCCTGGCATTTAATCAAATGATAGCTGCCATTATGATTAGGCTTTAATAACAAATACAATGTGGACCAtaatttttagaatgtttttattGAAGGTATGGAATTTAGTCTTCAGTATATATGTCAAAGCAAGCAGCTAAACATTATCAATTCATTAGGAAAAGCATAAGATTACAAAGACCAGTGGGAGGTATCTGAAAGATGGTATTCATAATTATTTTGTGGTATTGTCTGGAATGGCCCAAGGCAGAAATGAAATGTGGCATTTGGCATCCTCCCTGCTTCCTTGTTGGGAAGGGCACACACAGGGCCTGTCTTGATAATGAAGTCTGAGAGCTGGATTACCAAGGAGCTGACAGGCATAAGAGAAACTTCCAGTAATCTAGTTGGCAAGTACTAATTAAACATGCAATAGATCACGGATATGCACTCGACTCCACTCAGTGGTAAGACGCATTTGCTAATCTGACTTAGCATTTAGTTAAGtaataaggtaaaaaaaaattgttctggttttccgtccaactctttgtaaccccattgactgtagcctgctaggctgcatgggattatcccagctagaatactggagtgggttgccatttcctactccaggggatcttctgattcTGGGATGGAAACTGCTGACACGTGTCTCTTGCggctcctgcattagtaggcagattcttcaccattgagccacctgggaagccctggttttgCCTCTAACACCTCTCAAACTTTCTTTCAAAACCAGCTGGAACTTCTGCAGAAGAGTAAAGAAGAAGCGTACATAATGGCAGATGCATTCAGAATTGCATTTGAGCAACAGTTAATGAGGAAAAATGACCAGGCACTAAGATTGACACAGATGGATAAAATGTGTAAGAAAGcaacaaaatggacaaattgGAAGCACCTTAAAGAAGATGGTAAGTATGAATTATAATGGTAATAATCAGGTGTAATTTCAGTTGTTTTTAGTTATAATTAAGCATCATTAATATGGTGAATATAATTGAAATTTTACATATACTTATGATTTATCTAAAAATTTAGCAACTATGGGGAAAAAGTTGGTCACTGAATGTTACCTAtgcaaatgaaatcataaaataacAGGAGACTCTACTTTAGCACTCTTCTATTTCATTTAAACAAGACCATGCTCAGTGGAAAGAATTTATAATGAGTGCTAGATGATTAAAGGGAAAAATGAGAGTGAAACCCAACATTAAACTTACCTAAGTGAACTTTATTTGAAATGTGTGTTTCTGGAAGGACACATTGAGCAGTAGAGGAGACTTAAATTGGACAAGTcaataaaatattcttataaaaagtgaaacagaaattaaggttTAGATTTTGGTTTACAAGCCTATCAAAAAGTTCATGGCCATTTTTGAGTCATTATGGCATTAgtgtaaacaaaatatataaaaatgccaTGAGAGAATCAAATTGTCATTGAAGTATGTAGACTGTCCAATATAAACAAATAGGTATTATTTTTTCGAAATTAGTTTCTCTTAATGGTCAATTTTCATTTATAAGTATTATTCAGTAGAACTCATTTTGTTTCAATTTAAAATTCCAATTTGAAACCATTTATCAGTCATAATTAAAGTGAAGTTTAttaagaaatgtaatttttattattaaaattctgcaatgaccctatttcTAAATCTTGTCAAAATCCATAATCCTAATTCCAGTATCTCTCCTTTTCAGATGAATTTAGAACCAATAAGAATCTTATAGTATTAACAAATGAAACTTTTAATACATAAtacttgttttaaatatttcttttcaaacagTGCATATTAGTATTAGTATATGGGTCAAGTGTTGTGAAGTTTAGCTTCATCAACTAAACTTTACCCATCTCTTTGCTGCAGTGGTAAGAAATAACTTAagggataataaaaatataagtggTAAACAAGAATTGTGAAACTGGGTGAAAGCAGATTATAAAAGCTATGTATTTAGAGTCAGGTGGAAGTCAGGGCAAAAGGGGGAAAATTATTCCTCAACTCTCATTCTTAAACAGGCATTCCACTTTATCCTGAAACTAACTTTTAAAGGTGTTTCTTCTGAGATTTACAGAAGCTGATGAGCAAGTATAATGGCTAAGGCCTCCAtgggcatgggcttcccaggtggcttggtggtaaagaatccacctgccaatgcaggagatgcaagagacgcaagttctatccctgggttgggaagatcccctggaggaggaagtggctacccactccagcattcttgcctggaaaaaatcccatggacacaggagcctggcaggctagtccatggggacgaaaagagttggacacaactgaacacacatgcagaaAGAAGAGtagggagaaagaagaaacaggtaGATTCATCTTCATTTCAGCActtgtattcattttatattccagAATTCCTGCCTTGCCTATTTACAGAATTCAGGAACTTTTCCATTGAAAACATGATTTGAGAGGTACAATCTTTGCTTTCCGTAAGGTACTGAGACTGGaagcagaatttaaaataattggtTCGTCTCTGAAGTCTTTAAAGTCCACATACACTTCACTAACTTTGAGTTTCTTAGAGACAAGCATGTGTGCCaacttgcttcagtcgtgtctgattctttgtgggcCTATGGGCCTGCCaagctctgtccctgggattctccaggcaagaatactggagtgagctgccatgcccttctccaggggatcttccccacccacggacTGAAGCCATGCCTCCTTGGGCTCCTGCACTGCTGAGCTGCTGGGGGAAGCCCTTCTTAGTGACAAGACTTTGATTCACTTTATTAACATACTTCAATAATTTGTTGCAAAATGATTGTTACAGgtcattttttttatttgcagttaacAGTATATTAACTTTTCTTGATTTGGCAGCTTAGACAAGTTCTGAGATAGCTCatgaacatatttctttttttagattaaagataaaaaaaaaaaaaaaagatagagacACATTCATTCACTCTCAGGACTGATGAGCCAGTCAACTTGTCTAGCTTTTCCCCTTTGCCATAGTTGCCACTGGCGAAGGTCAGGTGCGAGGCCCAGTCACTGTGGTTTATCAGGAATGGGTGGAAAGGGAATTGTCCCTTTGGAGTTCATCTGAAACTTTCTTGGTATATAAATCTATGACTTTGTATTTTCTGCTACAAACTGCATCCTTTCGATGGATGAAGAATATCAGCATAAATATTGCAGAAATGTGGACTTTTAAGTATTATGTCAATACCCGGGCTAGGTACTTTCACAAATGTGTGGTTTAATTGTGACAATTATACATAAATCTtagcattttaaccatttttgagtCTCATTAAgtccattcacattgttgtataatcatcaccaccatccatctccagaaccttttcatcttcctaaacAGAAACCCTGTACCCGTTCAATACCACTCCCTTCTCCCAGCCCATGCTCTATTATTTAAATGGCACGGCAGCCCAGCAATAGAGCATGGGGACTATTATTCTCATTCTAGAGGTGAGGACGTGTAGCTTAGAGAACCTTATTCTAAAGTGATACCCTTCTGAAGTGGCTAAATGGGGATTCAAGTCCAGGTTTTTTTCTGGCCAGAGGCCACCTGTCTGCAGGTATGTTTTGCTGGGAGTATTCTCAATGTGGGTAGGCGGCCGACCTTTACATCGGAAGATCTCATGTACAAATGTGGATCGCTGGCTCCTCTGAAGACTGAGTTGGGTAGAAAGGGCTGAGCAATGAGACTGCAGGGCGCTGCTCTGGGTTCTCAAACTCTGGTCTCTCACCTGCGTTTGCTGCCGGCTCTAAAGTCCATCTTCCCCACTGCACTGTGCTGCCTGCCTCACTCATGCTAGAGGGTCCCTGAAGAGGACAGGGTCCTGACTGATTTAGGAATGAATTAACCTTGGTTCACACTTACTTCTTCTCCTGGAAGTATGTCAGTGTGTGTCTTTTTATGTCTCAACTGGATTTTTATGTTCTATTTTAGGGTCACTATCACCAGGGAGTAAGAAGACCTTAGGGCAGAAATTGTTGGGTATGCTCCCTTCAGAAAACAGCTCTAAGAGTACCAATGACCAGGACGATCCTCAGGAAATCTTTAAGATGCTAATAGACTTGGTTAGTatctttgctttctttgttgtCAGAGGTTGTGGATGAGCTAATCTTTTTGCTTCCTGTTAATTCAGCTCTTTATCACACTATACTTGACTTTTATGCTCTTTTCCCAGTTAAGGTaccattttctggaatttttatctTCTTGAACACCCCACACATGCTTTCCAATTTCCCCTTCCAGGTTCTTCCTGTGCAACTTTAATAAAGTTCCACCTCTGAAAAAGAGGCGGCTCTCTGTAATTAAGTCCCAGCATCTCCATCATCAGCGCTTATATATAGTTCATGACAagacttttatattaaaaaaaaaaaactcttatatACTCACGATTTTTTAAGTGTTCAAAGCACATCCTCATGCATTATATCCTGTAGTCATTACCACAACACTGTAATCAGTCCTGTTATCCTCAATTTCATAATGACTAAACTAAGAAACTCATGTTATATGAACATACTTATCTGTAGAAGAGTATTATTAAAGTTATTtattgcatataaatatataacacaaTTTTATAAATAACTTCATTCTTTCACAGAGGTTAAGTACATGTtagcattatatatacatatatacacacacaccatgtaaATATATACTTCTCTCCAAatgacttaaacatttttttcagcaGAAGGAATGCTGCTTTctattcttccttaaaaaaaagaaaatcctcaatAACATGTAGCATAATGCTGAGGAATTAGTGGACAcctaaattaatttattcatattgATTGACTGGACAGATTGAAGActaaatattttcatgaaatacTCCTGATTACAGCTCTGTATTCTGATTTACTGACTAACTGgtacatttttaatttctctgcatgcagctGAATGATAAAGAAGAAGCATTGGCTCATCAAAGGAAAGTTAGTTACATGCTTGCTCGGGCTTTGGAAGACAAAGACACCACTTCAAAagagattaaagaaagaaattctatgaaagacaattttatattaaaaaacccCTGGCAGAAAATTTTAGAATTCCCTGTTTCATGTGATCCTGTACATTCAAGTGTTCAAATTTTTAATTCTGTGGGCTGCATTTGTTCAATTCAGCACTTTCAAACAGATCCAAAGTATGCAAGAACTCTTAAAAGGTCCCGTTCTTTGCCATCAGATATCATGTACTGAAGACAAATCAGATGAATTAGAACTGAGAGATGTTTGAGACTTTGAAAAAGGGCCTTGTAAATATTGCTACATTTTCAGAAGTTGTATATTTTCTAGGTATTTCTAAATTTTGGGAGGCAACTTAAATAAACGTTTTGTACAAGAAATTTATTAGTATTCTGTGttgatgcattttatttataaattatattactaTGCTATATGAAATTTCAGCATTtcccaaaatcttaaaaaaaaaagaaatagtgatttttgaggaaaaaatatttatttagattgaCTATACAGATTGCTGAATATAGGGATCTTTGGCTCAAGCAACAAAAGGAATGACTCAATGTTAATTTTTGGAATACATTTatcttgttttagttttgttttttatttcccatataaggcttaaaaataatttccttaacTGCAATAAAACAGTTATTATGGTAGGACTTTGGCAAAAGTATATTCAAAGTCATTGCTAGCAACTTGCCTTTATAGCTGATTTTTTTGTCAGAGTGGTGACATTTTATAGCCAGATCTACACAGAATTCTGGCACTTAGCCCACTCTGATTTAACTTCTTGGTCTTAATGCTGAATTttaggccatttttttttttttctattttcacccTTTATTGGGAATACAGAGCAATATTACAGTCTTGGATCATTAAATGAACAAATGTGGCTGATACAGTATTGACAGGCAGACCTGAATTCTGGGATTAAGTGGTTTTCCAGAAGTGGGTAGGAGCAAAAACAGATGCGAGATCTTCTTAAGAGAACCACGTTACTCAGCCGCCAAAGGGTGTTTTGTCTTCAACTCATTAAGGCTGGAAGGAGTGCCAGTCCTGGTCGACCATCCATGGTCTTCATCACAGCACACTGGAATCTCTAGTTTTTCAAATTAGGTGTAGATAAAGTAAATGCCTCCAGACTGACTTATAAATTGATCTGGGTGACTACTAAAGTGTCCTCCATTTGTAAACTAGCAAAATCTTCAGAGTGATTGTTGGAGCAAACAGCCTTTCATGTGCTCCCAGTTGTTATATAGAGCATAGAGGCTCATAAGTGTTAGTCCTGCGAGACCACCTCGCGCTACCCCTCGAAGACCGCCTGTACATTTATACAACATGCCTGTCATGGTTCCAGCTGCTACTGTGTTAAGGTCATCTTCTGCACCTCTTGTTTTCTCAATGATGACACCAAATGCACTATAAAGCAAAGCCAGAGAACCTAGGGTATTAGCCCAAAGTGCCCCTTGCCTAGTCACCATATTCAAGATCTGTACATTTCTTGCTTTGGACCAGGCCATGTTCTGGGTTTCCTTCAATCCTAGCCGTAGACCATTCATTGCCCCAAATGCAGCCCCTGTCATACAACATCCTCCAATGGTAAAGAAGGCCAGTTCAAATCTGCCCCGGGTTTTATTAGCTCCAGTTGGTAAAATAAACTCATCTGTATCCTGTACGAGATACCGTGGATCCACATTTAAATAAGGAGACAGAGGGTTCATACCAGTTAGCGGGATTCCAGCCAAATCCGCGTGCGAGTAGCCTGCTCCGCCGGCTCCGAAAAAGCCGGCCAACCCTCCAGTGGTTTTGTTGCCACTACCCCCGCCGCCCTCCATGGTGTCGCAGCAATCTGCCCGTCTGCTTCTCCCCGCCGCCTCAGGCCGAGATAGTCTGCTCGGCCGTCGCTCCTCGGTAACAGCGGGGAGACCCCGCGTTACCACCGGCTCCTTCACACGCTGACCTTCCAGGCGCCCTTTTAGGCCATTTAAAATGctctctttctaaaaatattacaTAGTAATAATTTTTGATACCTTTTGGGAATATTACTATATTAATCACAATGATGGCACAGGAAATGCACTGCATTGTCAGCAGTTATGAAAAGAATCTACTATTTAAACAGATGAACTAACAGAATAGGGTAATAAGGTAACAATATAAACCATTTATAGTTGTGTTATAGGAACCACACTGGTAGTCATTAATAACAAAAGCTGAAAAACTGGCAAATACATTTTGAGAAAAGGAAGACTAATGAGGATCTACTGTTACCAGATATCAAAGTGTAtttatcaactatactccaaaataaaaattacatttaattaaaaaaataaaatatattgtccTGACAGTAATACAGTGCTACATTATTCAAAGCAGTGTGGTAACAGCAGATCAATAAGAATAAGATAAAGTCCATACACAGATCTAGTATATATAATAGCTTTTGAGGTAGGGAAAGGAAGGATCTGGGATTATTAAATAATAccaaaaagagaaacataaaaaaaaaattccaaaaactagaaaatttctctttaaatgtatttaaaacaaacacataaattgATAAAATTTGTAATATTCCAACTGATCAAGGACAAAGAATCTGAATTTCATCaagtaaacaaaagcaaaaataaatggggcctaattaaacgtaaaaacttttgcacagcaaaagaaaccatagacaaaatgaagaaacaaCTTGCTGtctaggagaaaatacttgcaaatagtATGACAAAGAATTTAATATCCAACatacataaacagctcatataacccaacagcaaaaaaaaaaagacaacccaattaaaaaacgggaggagggcttcccttgtggctcagctggtcaagaatcctcctgtgatgtgagagacctgggttcgatccctgggttgggaagatcccctggagaagggaatggctacccactccagtattctggcctggagaattccactgactgtatagtccatggggtcacaaagagtcagacacgactgagtgactttcacattcataaTGAATAAAAaacgggcagaagacctgaacagacatttttcctcGGCATCACTAATCAGGGAAAGGCCAATCAAAACCACCTTACACCTGTCAGAAGGGCTATCATCAAAAACACACATAACAAacgttggtgaggatgtggagtaaagggaacactcatacactgttggtgagaatgtaaatttgtacagccaCTGGGAAAACAGTATATAGTTGTCTCAGAAAaccaatggaatactactcagccataaaagagttTCCCCATTTGAAGCGACATGGATAGACTCAGAGGGCATTAAgctaactgaagtaagtcagacagaaagacagatactgcaAGGTATCACTAATATGTGAAataaacaaactagtgaatataacaagaaAGCAGACtcacaaatacagagaacaaaagagTGGTTACGGGGGTGGATATAGGGATAGGGGTGTCAGGGTACAAACTAGAGGGTGTGAGATAGGCATAAGGATATTCTGTACAACATGAAAATGCAACCAATACTTTGTaatacctgggcttccctcagacagtaaagaatcctcctgcaatatgggagacctgggtttgatccctgggttgggaagatcccttggaggagggcggggccacgcactccagtattcctgcctgaagaatccccatggacagaggagcctggagggctacagttcttcaggtcacaaagagttggacacaactgagtaactgagtaTGTAtacagcacacacatatatagacatCTGTAGGAactaaatggaaagtaacctttaaaaattgtataaaaaaaatctgaatcagTAGTTCACAAAGGCGGAATCATATATGATTAGCAACACAGTAGAAatcaaagaaaagtaaattagaaTGAGAGATTATGAGTgctacatggaactctgctcaacgttatgTGGCAGCGTGGACAGGAGGGGAGTTtttgggagaatggatacatgtatatacgtGGCTGAGCCCCTTCCCTGTTCTCCTGAAACTGtcacattgttaatcggctataccccattaaaagataaaaagttttttaaaaagaaagattgtGAGTGCTAGAGATGAGATGATGAGGCGAACTAGATTCCTACATAAAAGTTAATGAATGTATACATTTGGGATCCTGCATTCAACTTTTTGGTGTACAAACTCAGAAGtgaaactgctggatcatatggtaattccattTCAAACTTTTTGAGGAAACGCTAGTTTCCGACAGCTGCTGCACTTGTTtttatacattcccaccaatggtgtagAAGGGTTTCCCGATTTCTCCACATGCTCACTAACACTTGTTATCTTCtgggttgttcatttttggtGACCGCCATCTTAGTAAGTttaaagtgatatctcactgtggttttaacttgcatttccctaatgatcagTGATTtgggaatcttttcatgtgctttttagccaTTTCTATAtcatctttggtgaaatgtctatttcaagttc
The sequence above is a segment of the Cervus elaphus chromosome 25, mCerEla1.1, whole genome shotgun sequence genome. Coding sequences within it:
- the CCDC125 gene encoding coiled-coil domain-containing protein 125 — encoded protein: MSRVARLPSEAEGQAWETEDDDMAEGDLGYGLGRRPGGICEAQVSHLFKSRKRSDGKNFSPPLFSRNGEERNGAVFQYSRQKSFQDPYLEGPQIPYHKRQSLTDSNSELSNVELRQRLHETLEEVEILKTELEASQRQLEGKEEALKILQSMAVFGKATSHTQAVLQKTVEQKRSLEKEINALQWEIEFDQNRFKNIEESWIQKYDRLNCENAVLKETLKLKTEEIKMLKSENAILNQQYLEALGMLDIKQQKGAQEDTCQDRSGFTEVSGLELAAPGACLCHRPRGNPCACARMAVSTRKALLQLKQELELLQKSKEEAYIMADAFRIAFEQQLMRKNDQALRLTQMDKMCKKATKWTNWKHLKEDGSLSPGSKKTLGQKLLGMLPSENSSKSTNDQDDPQEIFKMLIDLLNDKEEALAHQRKVSYMLARALEDKDTTSKEIKERNSMKDNFILKNPWQKILEFPVSCDPVHSSVQIFNSVGCICSIQHFQTDPKYARTLKRSRSLPSDIMY
- the LOC122683565 gene encoding mitochondrial import inner membrane translocase subunit Tim23-like, with translation MEGGGGSGNKTTGGLAGFFGAGGAGYSHADLAGIPLTGMNPLSPYLNVDPRYLVQDTDEFILPTGANKTRGRFELAFFTIGGCCMTGAAFGAMNGLRLGLKETQNMAWSKARNVQILNMVTRQGALWANTLGSLALLYSAFGVIIEKTRGAEDDLNTVAAGTMTGMLYKCTGGLRGVARGGLAGLTLMSLYALYNNWEHMKGCLLQQSL